Proteins encoded by one window of Luteimonas yindakuii:
- a CDS encoding class I SAM-dependent methyltransferase — MTTWFASPAGRVLLDGEDAMLQRTLAERPSPPWLWLGPVPRPELDAACGRGLGLWRGRHGWEGAVRCGLALPFPSATMGVVILQHVVRAGGEDDGLLEEAARVLEPGGRLWLFTLNPLSPYRWRWRGQGLRAGEPLGWRRRLRRAGLEPEPVSQGIGPQWKLEASDVLQSGPGLRAAYALRAEKRVAALTPLPAARLALPRGLPAA, encoded by the coding sequence GTGACCACCTGGTTCGCCAGTCCCGCCGGTCGGGTCCTGCTCGACGGCGAGGACGCGATGCTGCAGCGGACCCTGGCGGAACGTCCGTCGCCGCCCTGGCTGTGGCTGGGCCCGGTGCCCCGGCCCGAACTCGACGCGGCCTGCGGACGCGGCCTGGGGCTGTGGCGTGGCCGGCATGGCTGGGAGGGCGCGGTGCGCTGCGGCCTGGCGCTGCCGTTCCCGAGCGCCACGATGGGCGTCGTCATCCTCCAGCACGTGGTGCGCGCCGGTGGCGAGGACGACGGCCTGCTCGAGGAGGCGGCGCGCGTGCTCGAGCCGGGTGGGCGCCTGTGGCTGTTCACCCTCAACCCCCTCTCACCGTATCGCTGGCGCTGGCGCGGCCAGGGCCTGCGCGCGGGCGAGCCGCTGGGCTGGCGTCGGCGCCTGCGCCGCGCCGGCCTCGAACCCGAGCCGGTCTCGCAGGGCATCGGCCCGCAGTGGAAGCTCGAAGCGAGTGATGTCCTGCAATCCGGCCCCGGCCTGCGTGCGGCCTACGCCCTGCGGGCGGAGAAGCGCGTGGCTGCGCTGACGCCGTTGCCCGCCGCACGGTTGGCATTGCCGCGGGGGTTGCCGGCGGCATGA
- the rnhA gene encoding ribonuclease HI, translated as MTRKAVEIHTDGACLGNPGPGGWAALLRYRGKERELVGGEPLTTNNRMELMAAISGLETLTEPCTVMLQTDSQYVRKGITEWMPNWIRRNWRTAGGEPVKNQDLWQRLHAAAGHHEIDWRWVKGHNGDPDNERVDVLARDEAVRQRAAALVR; from the coding sequence ATGACGCGCAAGGCTGTGGAGATCCATACCGACGGCGCCTGCCTCGGCAACCCCGGTCCGGGTGGCTGGGCCGCGCTGCTGCGTTATCGCGGCAAGGAGCGCGAGCTGGTCGGCGGCGAGCCGCTGACCACCAACAACCGCATGGAACTGATGGCCGCGATCAGCGGCCTGGAAACGCTGACCGAACCGTGCACGGTGATGCTGCAGACCGATTCCCAGTACGTGCGCAAGGGCATCACCGAATGGATGCCGAACTGGATCCGGCGCAACTGGCGCACGGCGGGCGGTGAGCCGGTCAAGAACCAGGACCTGTGGCAGCGCCTCCATGCGGCCGCCGGGCATCATGAGATCGACTGGCGCTGGGTGAAGGGCCACAACGGCGATCCCGACAACGAGCGCGTGGACGTGCTCGCCCGCGACGAAGCCGTGCGCCAGCGCGCGGCGGCACTGGTGCGCTAG
- a CDS encoding transglycosylase SLT domain-containing protein has protein sequence MRARRPAMRRLAIVLACLLPAAAVVAADAPVGATEARTERQGREIYQSFVDGLADRDCSADSSERWRRHFAHVPADLARTPDRLLPLFGYVVDQLRAQHLPTEYALIPFVESGYRPGARSASGPAGLWQFIALTARNHKVPIRPGYDGRLSPVDSTQAAVRYLKTLHGMFAGDWRLAVMGYNAGEYRLFGALRQAGQRAADARPEELPMPQTTRAYVRKLQALSCLLLEAGEREEWLQAIDHSVPVLVPAPLPRGANHLDSWAAREGHDPEQIRRFNPAFPDGRVASADRALRVLAPARAGRAGSDAAAMTAIAAVPATAAGSGSAPPTAAVAVTTARAPVEPVHYAQAVEPPRSHVVARGESVWRIARRYGIGVAQLLARNGLSGNSVLRPGMTLLIDDVLPQTAGVDTAQGSP, from the coding sequence ATGAGGGCGCGGCGCCCGGCGATGCGGCGGCTGGCCATCGTCCTCGCCTGCCTCCTGCCCGCGGCTGCGGTGGTCGCGGCCGACGCTCCGGTCGGCGCGACCGAGGCACGCACCGAGCGGCAGGGCCGGGAGATCTACCAGAGCTTCGTCGACGGCCTTGCCGATCGTGACTGCAGCGCCGATTCCAGCGAGCGCTGGCGCCGCCATTTCGCCCATGTCCCGGCTGATCTCGCCCGCACGCCGGACCGGCTGCTGCCGCTGTTCGGCTACGTGGTCGACCAGCTGCGCGCCCAGCACCTGCCCACCGAGTACGCGCTGATCCCGTTCGTCGAGAGCGGTTACCGCCCCGGCGCACGCAGCGCGTCCGGACCGGCCGGTCTGTGGCAGTTCATCGCGCTCACCGCACGCAACCACAAGGTGCCGATCCGCCCCGGGTATGACGGCCGGCTGTCGCCGGTGGATTCCACCCAGGCGGCGGTGCGCTACCTCAAGACCCTGCATGGGATGTTCGCCGGCGACTGGCGGCTGGCGGTGATGGGCTACAACGCCGGCGAATACCGGCTGTTCGGCGCGTTGCGCCAGGCCGGCCAGCGCGCCGCCGATGCGCGTCCCGAAGAACTGCCGATGCCGCAGACCACCCGTGCCTACGTGCGCAAGCTGCAGGCGCTGTCGTGCCTGCTGCTGGAGGCCGGCGAACGCGAGGAGTGGCTGCAGGCGATCGACCACAGCGTGCCGGTGCTGGTGCCGGCGCCGCTGCCGCGCGGTGCGAACCACCTCGACAGCTGGGCGGCCCGCGAGGGTCACGACCCGGAACAGATCCGCCGCTTCAACCCCGCGTTCCCGGACGGCCGCGTCGCCAGCGCCGACCGTGCCCTGCGGGTGCTCGCGCCCGCGCGTGCCGGCCGGGCCGGAAGCGACGCCGCGGCCATGACCGCGATTGCCGCGGTGCCGGCCACGGCTGCCGGTTCCGGCAGCGCGCCGCCCACAGCCGCCGTGGCCGTAACCACGGCCCGCGCGCCGGTGGAACCGGTGCATTACGCGCAGGCGGTCGAGCCGCCCCGCTCGCATGTCGTTGCGCGTGGCGAGTCGGTATGGCGCATCGCGCGCCGCTATGGCATCGGCGTGGCCCAGCTCCTCGCACGCAACGGCCTGAGCGGCAACAGCGTGCTGCGTCCGGGCATGACCCTGCTGATCGACGACGTGCTGCCGCAGACCGCGGGCGTGGACACTGCGCAGGGAAGCCCCTGA
- the gloB gene encoding hydroxyacylglutathione hydrolase codes for MHLQPIPALSDNYIWCLADDDGAHALVVDPGVATPVLEALRGPPLAILLTHHHGDHIGGVPALLERWPGTPVIAPVDERIALATCRVTDGEQVTIGPWCFDVLAVPGHTRSHLAFHGHGVLFCGDTLFSLGCGRLFEGTPAQMLASLDRLAALPGTSLVCCGHEYTHSNARFARAVEPDNPALARLSEELDTMDQTGKATLPTRLADELACNPFLRIDVPAVRAAIRLRAPVAPAADAPRDAWFGALRAWKDGFAA; via the coding sequence GTGCACCTGCAGCCGATCCCGGCACTGTCGGACAACTACATCTGGTGCCTCGCCGACGACGACGGTGCGCACGCGCTGGTCGTCGACCCGGGCGTTGCCACGCCAGTGCTCGAAGCCCTGCGCGGGCCGCCGCTGGCGATCCTGCTGACCCATCACCACGGCGACCACATCGGCGGCGTCCCGGCGCTGCTGGAGCGCTGGCCGGGCACGCCGGTGATCGCTCCGGTCGATGAGCGCATCGCGCTGGCTACGTGCCGGGTCACCGATGGCGAGCAGGTCACCATCGGCCCCTGGTGCTTCGACGTGCTCGCGGTCCCCGGCCACACCCGCAGCCACCTGGCCTTCCACGGCCACGGGGTACTGTTCTGCGGCGATACCTTGTTCAGCCTCGGTTGCGGCCGGCTGTTCGAGGGTACGCCCGCCCAGATGCTGGCCTCCCTGGACCGCCTTGCCGCTCTGCCGGGCACGTCGCTGGTCTGCTGCGGCCACGAGTACACGCATTCCAACGCCCGCTTCGCGCGTGCGGTGGAACCGGACAACCCGGCGCTGGCGCGCCTCAGCGAGGAGCTGGACACCATGGACCAGACCGGCAAAGCGACCCTGCCCACCCGACTGGCCGACGAACTGGCCTGCAACCCGTTCCTGCGCATCGATGTGCCTGCCGTGCGTGCCGCCATCCGCTTGCGCGCACCGGTCGCGCCGGCGGCGGATGCCCCCCGCGACGCCTGGTTCGGCGCCCTGCGCGCCTGGAAGGACGGATTCGCCGCATGA